Proteins encoded together in one Penaeus vannamei isolate JL-2024 chromosome 9, ASM4276789v1, whole genome shotgun sequence window:
- the LOC113807105 gene encoding filamin A-interacting protein 1-like isoform X1 gives MPENKPTPPSVRMDEFQNTVSDYGTELAGVKRQVKAAVTRQNELQATLEKQRAMTSELNAELHSLRGKDLEEKEREKFHLETVKELNQQLKAHKTQLDSIRALTASNREHITHEVSEYECKSRDLVRSFQSLQLLDKDEEAPAEILTEEYAKELQEVIELEKLAENLSRTPGLDLPFDYLRDLLREVNVKIGHTEEENKSLQEEMSGHQETYQKLQDA, from the exons ATGCCAGAGAATAAACCAACACCGCCTTCTGTTCGCATGGATGAATTTCAGAATACTGTGAGCGATTATGGGACAGAATTAGCAGGTGTT AAGCGACAGGTAAAAGCAGCTGTGACTCGACAGAATGAATTACAGGCAACATTAGAAAAGCAGAGAGCCATGACTTCTGAGCTGAATGCTGAACTACATTCACTTCGAG GCAAAGACTTGGAAGAAAAGGAGCGCGAGAAGTTCCACCTGGAGACTGTGAAGGAACTCAACCAACAGCTGAAAGCCCACAAGACTCAGCTCGATTCCATTCGTGCTCTCACCGCTTCCAACCGAGAGCACATCACGCACGAGGT TTCTGAATACGAGTGCAAGAGCAGAGATCTCGTCAGAAGCTTTCAGTCTTTGCAACTTTTGGATAAG GATGAGGAAGCGCCCGCTGAGATCCTGACGGAGGAATACGCGAAAGAACTACAGGAAGTAATAGAGCTGGAGAAACTTGCTGAGAATCTATCACGTACTCCCGGCTTAGACCTTCCTTTTGATTACTTACGTGACTTGCT ACGAGAAGTGAACGTGAAGATCGGACACACCGAGGAAGAGAATAAATCCTTGCAAGAAGAGATGTCAGGTCATCAGGAAACTTACCAGAAGTTACAAGACGCCTAG
- the LOC113807103 gene encoding DNA repair protein SWI5 homolog: MSFYMKNANGGLNTPGGSRVRQAFKSPFRGNVSSESNPNHQILPEDSSKDLKTSCSALELKENSQMQTKGGRGSANVTPKRHALSKSHIARRTSLQGFSAPFRSPSRNIGQDQAQGSLDEQLAALKKQELELDNEITSLEEQGLKTEELQVHIENLHRYNEIKDAAQLVMGRLAELEGVTVKEMHEKYEISSSE, translated from the coding sequence ATGTCATTTTATATGAAGAATGCAAATGGGGGATTAAATACACCAGGGGGTTCCCGTGTGCGACAGGCCTTTAAAAGTCCATTTAGAGGAAATGTGTCCTCAGAATCCAATCCAAATCATCAGATATTGCCAGAAGATTCCTCCAAAGACCTGAAGACATCTTGCAGTGCCTTGGAATTGAAAGAGAATTCCCAAATGCAaactaaaggaggaagaggatcagcCAACGTAACTCCAAAGAGACATGCATTATCAAAATCACACATAGCCAGAAGAACATCCCTGCAGGGTTTCAGTGCACCATTCCGAAGCCCAAGCAGGAACATAGGGCAAGATCAAGCACAAGGCTCACTGGATGAGCAACTGGCTGCCCTTAAGAAGCAAGAATTAGAATTGGATAATGAAATTACTTCCCTTGAAGAACAAGGGCTGAAGACTGAAGAACTACAAGTACATATAGAGAATCTACATCGCTACAATGAAATTAAGGATGCTGCTCAGTTGGTCATGGGTAGATTAGCAGAACTGGAGGGGGTTACAGTGAAAGAAATGCATGAAAAATATGAGATATC
- the LOC113807105 gene encoding filamin A-interacting protein 1-like isoform X2: MNCTTKKRQVKAAVTRQNELQATLEKQRAMTSELNAELHSLRGKDLEEKEREKFHLETVKELNQQLKAHKTQLDSIRALTASNREHITHEVSEYECKSRDLVRSFQSLQLLDKDEEAPAEILTEEYAKELQEVIELEKLAENLSRTPGLDLPFDYLRDLLREVNVKIGHTEEENKSLQEEMSGHQETYQKLQDA, from the exons atgaactgcactaccaag AAGCGACAGGTAAAAGCAGCTGTGACTCGACAGAATGAATTACAGGCAACATTAGAAAAGCAGAGAGCCATGACTTCTGAGCTGAATGCTGAACTACATTCACTTCGAG GCAAAGACTTGGAAGAAAAGGAGCGCGAGAAGTTCCACCTGGAGACTGTGAAGGAACTCAACCAACAGCTGAAAGCCCACAAGACTCAGCTCGATTCCATTCGTGCTCTCACCGCTTCCAACCGAGAGCACATCACGCACGAGGT TTCTGAATACGAGTGCAAGAGCAGAGATCTCGTCAGAAGCTTTCAGTCTTTGCAACTTTTGGATAAG GATGAGGAAGCGCCCGCTGAGATCCTGACGGAGGAATACGCGAAAGAACTACAGGAAGTAATAGAGCTGGAGAAACTTGCTGAGAATCTATCACGTACTCCCGGCTTAGACCTTCCTTTTGATTACTTACGTGACTTGCT ACGAGAAGTGAACGTGAAGATCGGACACACCGAGGAAGAGAATAAATCCTTGCAAGAAGAGATGTCAGGTCATCAGGAAACTTACCAGAAGTTACAAGACGCCTAG